From Rhododendron vialii isolate Sample 1 chromosome 7a, ASM3025357v1:
ATTTTGAAATCATTAATCTGAACGAATCCTGAAATTTACAGCAGGTCTACCAAATTCCCCCTTTAAACTTAAAACATTGGAGCCCACGTGATAATGGATCTTATATGCCTCTTCCCTGCTCTAAGAACCTCTATCTACGATGCAGAATGTCATAGGAAAATCTGAAGATAAGAAACCAGAGAATCAAACAGCACAGTGGGCACTGGACGGAGAACCATAGGGATTATTGAAAACCAAGAGCAGCGCAAACTTCATTCTATTAAGTAACGGAATTATTAGAGCAAAAAGTGGGTATTGTAAAGCATAAAAGGTTGTACCTATGTGGCCAGCACTTCAGATCTTCTTCAGATGGTTTGAGTACCAGGTCAACAAAGGATTTTCCAAGAGAATCATTTGGGTGTAAAGGAGGAGGATTCTTGTCGATGGTCCAGATTTTGTTCCTTGCAAATCCATGTTGCTCAAGTGATCCGCAATTTCCAAACTGCACTAGCATTTACACAGGCCATCGATTAAATCCAGACCCCATAAAACAAACCACAAAGATACACGCATGGTATGTAGTCAGAATCACAAAGGAATGGTTGAAGAGACCTGAGGGAAACATATAGGAATTCCTCCCCGCATTGCTTTTGGAGGCTTAAAGATAGCCTACAATCCATAAAAAAGATGAAGTCATTCTCTTATATAGATATCAAGTCTCAAGTAAATCATTACATGTAGACATTCAAGTGATGATCCACACTGATGGGCAAACAATCAAATTACTTCATCGGCAATTGTTCTCCTAAACATCATGGAAAGGCAGAACTGAAAATTAGAGGCAGTCCTGATTTCATTGGGGAATTTGAACTAGCATTCTAGCAAGATAAATTACCATCGATACGGATTACCGCAGCACGGACCACAATAAGTAAAGAGAAATATAGTCGGACCAAGATTGGTGTCAACCACCCTTTTTCTTGACACACTCATGACACAGCCATTTTATTATGAGATGATGCGGACTCGACACAACTAAATTGTATTATTCTCCAAATATAAGTTAGTACCCGAAGGTATTTgcaattttgaatcaaaatgagGCACCCGGTGTTGGAGAATATTCCTACTCTCTGGAATAGTTCATGAGATCTTCCCCCCTCAAAAACCAATTAAGGTTACAAACTTACAATATACCTATTTTACTACAAATCCCCACCATTAAGCACTAGTATCATTTATGAAATTATCCATGACACCGAGAGAAATTGGACTTCTCTAAAATCAACCTTGGCTCTGGACCACAACTAAGATGTTGAACATAATGCTAAAGCACACAACAGCAATACAGACAACCATAAACTCGAAAACTCTACCTTGTTACTAGTGAATAGAAGTTCTTCACCTCTATCACTCCGCCACGAAGTGACTTGACCTCCGTGCAAgctcacctaaatcacacattGATAAGCATTGAAGTATTGGACTAACAAATCGAGAAGTTTTCCCGTATTTGATTTACTaccaaagaaaatcaagaatcagAGGTACAATGGACTCGAACTTAAAAAAGTTATGATTGAAGAGGATCTCACCCTTGCAGAAGCCCCTTGTGGGTTCCGAAGATCGATTTGATCAATCCCATTCCAATCCTTTGTCAATTCAACTGCTGCCTTGTGATCCCAAACTGGAGCAGAATGTCCCATTtcctaaaaaacaagaaaaaaagaagagaaagtttCTAATGCTCTCCTACTTCCCTTTATCCAAACAGACTTCCCAAAGAACTTCGAGTACCCAAAAGAACAactcaaaaacaacaaaaaccaacAATCATGAATGAATGGAAGCACATGTCACTAAGATAGTTGGTAAATTTGAACTCCTCCTAACACCTTTCTTTTGAGGAAATTGGAATCTCGtgaatgaaattcaaaacccaACTACCAATTCAACTTTCCCAAGATTTCCCTCTTAAGTATCTGGATCCAAGAAACCCCTCAACCCAGAAACTCCCAAAACAAGTTAATACCTAAGAAGATTTCCATTTCTTGAAACCATTTAAAGATGCATCCAAAATGCAAGATTTGGTAAGTGGGTGGTAATAATGCTAATCCTGCCACCCAGAAATAAATCCCAAGAAGTTTGCcgtttttttgttaaataaagaCAATCACATGTGGTAAAAGACGGAGAAACAACTCAATCAAGAAAGGCTTTGAATGCACCCTTTGCTTTGATGACAATTTGCCAAAATAACTTCACCTTTTCgtcaaaagaaaacaacccaAATCCCAATTTCGCATCCAAATCTCAAAACTCGAAGAAACCGACTTCAGTGAGGGATTAAAGTCTAAATTCCTAAAACACTGTTAAAACCCACTTGGAGACGTGAAACAGGACAACCAGagccttcaaatttcaaaatttttagagAAAACAGTTCTCTACAATGCTCTCACTGGAAATGGAATCtgaataaaaaacaaagaaaggagagagaatgagaattACACTGCATGCCGATGAATTAAAGTGTGAAGCAAAAGTACGCGCTAATAAATCAATGATGCATAATTGAAGGAAGTTATAGATTTGGGAGGAGAGGCAATAGCATGGAAGTATACGCGGCACTGTATAAGAATATATGGAAATAGTTGGTGAGAGAGGAAACGAATTTTTTATGTGTTGTGGAAAACAAGGACGTGGATATACGTGAGGTACCTGATGCTGTACAAACGGTCAAATTTTGAAAGGGCATTTTGGTGACAGACAAATCGATCGAATCCATGGACACAGGGGCGCAATTTTTGAGTGGATAAAGAGGGAAGAAGATAAAAGAATGGATTAGGCCACAAATGGGGTCCTTAATGTCGGTCCAAATTGATGTGCATGAATATCTAGATACACTTAACAGAATAGTGGGGGTCTTTATTGTTCAACTCTTGATATTACAACAATTTCATTACACTGGCGAAGTGAGATATCTAATGCAAAAAATAGCCACCACTTATCATTAATTTGAAACTCTCCGATGAACGATGTCCAAATTCATAAGTGGCTAAATCATGAGTTATATACATTAtactttattaattatttacAATTTTGAAAGTAATATTATATTTGTTGATATAACCCACAACATCAAGACGAAGTTAGAGATTTAAGGACAAAATTTGTAaagaaaagtgtttttttttttcgtttctaaTTGGATCAAGATTGTTGAATATTGacattttagttattgtgtATCTAATGGCTCTAAGACTTGATCCGCTGGaacaattcaaacaattgatttgttttgatagtCTATGGAATTATATCTTTCTTTGTTAATGTATTAGctattttatattatttttagaaCAAacgttcttttattattttggcaTTGCTTAAAAGTACAACTTTTTTTGTTGAAGTGTGTTTAAAAGGCGCCCTCACTATTGTCAATTCTCAGCTACGCCACTAAATTCAAACCGGTTCGCATTTTGAATGGGCCCACAATCACTTCCTCATAtcttaaaaaatgtgaaaatatcctcatttaaaataaaaataacaatactAGCATCCATTATTGTTGGAGTCATAAAAGTAATAACTTTGCCTAGGTGaatttggtaggtgaaattaccctcttgccctctct
This genomic window contains:
- the LOC131334602 gene encoding putative glucose-6-phosphate 1-epimerase isoform X3, encoding MGHSAPVWDHKAAVELTKDWNGIDQIDLRNPQGASARVSLHGGQVTSWRSDRGEELLFTSNKAIFKPPKAMRGGIPICFPQFGNCGSLEQHGFARNKIWTIDKNPPPLHPNDSLGKSFVDLVLKPSEEDLKCWPHSFEYRLRVSLAADGKLTLISRIRNINGKPFSFSFAYHTYLSVSDISEVRIEGLETLDYLDNLCQRERFTEQGDAITFESEWCGIHGRRNQEQCQILGMRSTNRCFVSMGQQFRNQSL